aatATGACAATGCTTGCATTGGAGAAACGTCTTATTTTCTGATACAAAAACTTAAGTcaaatgtctgtctgtgaaTGGCTTAGTACAGGGGTGTCCAAACTTTTTTCAAAGAGGGCCAGATTTGATAATGTGAAGATGCTCGGGGGCCAATCGTCCCTTCGATCATTTTTTAACTATAAAAGTTACATGCAAATAATACACAATTTTCATTGTCACAATTATCTTTATTTTTCAAATGGCAATGTAACCAAATATAAGCCACTCAGGCAGGCACGTGAACAACTGTAAAAACACAATTCTGCCTTTCATTCATATCTGGAGTCAGATAACATTGAACAAACTAAATGAAATACCTTTAACTTTCATGAACTTCATTTTAAACAGGAGTAATAAGTAATGCTGTCTGTTGTCTGTTAAAACATGTAAAAGAGAGCACAATTCAGAAGATCATTCAGACAGTAATAGTTTGTGTCACACAGGTACATAACATCAACAGTTATAGCCAAATCTTATTCAAGAGTTTAATAAAATAAGTGCCATAAGTACAAGTGCATATATTAACTGTGCTTTTGGATTTTCACTGTTAATAGTGACAGATGTTActgttcaaaacacacataatttCAGATTGACCAAGAAACAGATAACTTGCTGACACTAATGAGAAGGGTGATACTGAGATCTGGATTTCAGTTAACAGGCCAGGTCGGGTTTGACGGCACTGGTTGAGATGCGTAAAATGTCGCGTAAGTGGGAGTCACTTAGTTTTGACCTCAATCGGCTCTTGTTTAAATTCATGACAGAGAATGTCTGCTCACACAAATATGTGGAGCCGAATAAGCTCAGGATATGACAGTTCTTGCATTGGTTGCCCCTTTTCATCCCAAAAAATTCAGATTTCCCCTCTGAGAGAGAAAAATCGCTGCAATGCAGACCCCCGActgtatggaggaccaaacctgccatatttacaaatgaatgaatgaataaataaatgtccacatccatgcatttagacagaaataaacgaatgtgtattaattaatgcacaattgtcaatcaatagttacatatattttacatttatgtatgtatttatttttgtattaatttatttattcatttattgattgatttattcattcatttatttatttatgtattcatttatgtattcattcattcattcattcattcattgttcccaatatgataatgagaggtggccagtaggcgtggaaactgacgttcagacattgcaatcaatccagagccatagattcaatctagccaacgcctgggacacactggctgcgaagcgccacAATCTGCTACGAATGACGCGatgctgttcacactagacgcgcatttctccacgccggtcaccaagcctttcaccttctctgagctttccttttataCATGTAAAGCTGACATTGTACTTAAACATGGCATAGGTTGTTGCTCCAACAACTGTCGCAACAGCATCCCATTCCCAACATAACGtggcaatgtttggcttttgttgccgtagtctttgtaaaatacgtgctgtgtggcatacaactccatgtaggACTAAGCTACATTTCATCTTCGATGATTAACTTTGTGTCGTCAATCTTCACAAATTTCTCTTCTGCTTGATTGGGGGCTATGACAGATCGTCTATCTCGCTCTTACACACAGGACAAAAATTTTTGTTTGACAATCAACAATCAGGATTTTtgatttttaaatgtttacattttgagaattgatcGGATATCGTTTTTAAGTGTTAAGTGATAGCCCACAACTAACGTAGTCAATTCTttataacatgtttgtttatctAAATATTATATGGTGaattaaatctttgttttcaacGAGGTCGGCCAGCCTGGCCATGTAGGCTATGTTGTCCATAAAAACGATatccgcttcgcagccagtgtgtcccaggcgttggctagattgaatctatggctctggattgattgcaatgtctgaatgtcagtttccacgcctactggcctcctctcattatcatattgggaacaatgaatgaatgaatgaatgaatgaatgaataaatgaatgaataaatgaatgaataaataaatgaatcaataaatgaatcaataaatgaatcaataaataaatgattaaataaatgaatacaaaaataaatacatacataaatgtaaaatatatgtaactattgattgacaattgtgcattaatgaatacatatattcgtttatttctgtctaaatgcatggatgtggacatttatttattcattcattcatttgtaaatatggcatgtttggtcctccatacgaCTGAGCCACCTCACATCGTTGTGATATATTACGTCTCCGTATTCAGCCTGGATGTCAAGCAAGAACTGCTGAAACTGGCGATGGTATAGAGCTTTAGATCGAATGGAATTGATTGCCTTTACCGCCGGTTTCATAACGTGATCAAATTTGAGAATTTTTGTGCAGAGAGCCTGCTGGTGAATTATACAGTGGAGTTTTATAGCGTTACCTCCTTCTTCGCTGACTTTATTGCAGATCAGTGTGGACAATCCACTTCGTTCACCAGTCATGGCAGGCGCACCATCGGTAATAATCCCACAAACTTTACTCCATGGTAGTTTCATATCCTCAACAGCTGCACAAACAGCAGCGAATAAATCCGTTCCTCTTGTTTGGCCTTTGAGGCTTTGGAGGTCAAGCAGCTCCTCTGTTACGTTCATGTCGTCATCAACTCCTCTTATAAAAATCAGTAGCTGTGCCGTGTCAGATGCATCTGTGCTTTCATCGCAGGCTAATGAAAAATAATCAAAAGTCACTCCCCTGTCCCCCAATTGTCTATGAATATCTGACGATATGTCCTCAATTCTCCATGCCACAGTGTTACGAGCCAGGCAAACGTTCATAAATTCTTGCTTCTTCTCGGGGCAAATGTTCTCCACCATTGTCATGACACAGTCTTTGATAAACGTACACTCTGTAAAAGGTTTGCCATGTTTAGCTATTAACATGGCCACTTCGTAGCTTGCTTTGGTAATGTTTTCATTTGAATCATTGGCCCGCGTGAAGAATCGCTGTTGTGAAGCCAGAGCAGCTTTGAGTTGCTTCACTTTTTCAGAACGGTCACTCGCCGTTAGCTTGTCAAATGCGTTAGCATGTTTTGTCTGGTAGTGTCTCTTT
Above is a genomic segment from Osmerus mordax isolate fOsmMor3 chromosome 15, fOsmMor3.pri, whole genome shotgun sequence containing:
- the LOC136957961 gene encoding LOW QUALITY PROTEIN: general transcription factor II-I repeat domain-containing protein 2 (The sequence of the model RefSeq protein was modified relative to this genomic sequence to represent the inferred CDS: substituted 1 base at 1 genomic stop codon), which gives rise to MASKKRKVDTEGRRFQXKWELQYFFTDTRGNCVCLICQETVALFKEFNVKRHYQTKHANAFDKLTASDRSEKVKQLKAALASQQRFFTRANDSNENITKASYEVAMLIAKHGKPFTECTFIKDCVMTMVENICPEKKQEFMNVCLARNTVAWRIEDISSDIHRQLGDRGVTFDYFSLACDESTDASDTAQLLIFIRGVDDDMNVTEELLDLQSLKGQTRGTDLFAAVCAAVEDMKLPWSKVCGIITDGAPAMTGERSGLSTLICNKVSEEGGNAIKLHCIIHQQALCTKILKFDHVMKPAVKAINSIRSKALYHRQFQQFLLDIQAEYGDVIYHNDVRWLSRMEDQTCHIYK